The Solanum pennellii chromosome 11, SPENNV200 genome contains a region encoding:
- the LOC107004195 gene encoding beta-D-glucosyl crocetin beta-1,6-glucosyltransferase-like, producing the protein MDVKKNTINVVMLPWLAHGHISPFLELAKKLSKRNFHIYLCSTPINLSSIKKNITKEYSQSIELVELHLPSLPNLPPHYHTTNGLPHHLIDTLIEAFQSATPEFSKILQTLNPDLVIYDLNMTWAAEFASSINIPAVQFLTFSIAMIVLFLHMFSKPGVEFPFPEIYMRQHEMIQMQKLAMENSKVNMRDAFMEAIRQSRDIILVKDFEVKYMDYFSQLVSKKIVPIGSLVNNSIDQIDEHGLSIMQWLDKKEKSSSVFVSFGSEWFLSKEEIHEVAQGLELSKVNFIWVIRFPQDEKISIDDVLPQGFLERVGERGMVLEKWAPQATILQHKSIGGFVSHCGWGSLTESMKFGVPIIAMPMYNDQPINARIVEHIGVGVEALRDENGKLQSDEIAKVIREVVIEESGEGLRKKTKELSEKMEMKGDEEIDGVVEELIALCNNK; encoded by the coding sequence atggatGTGAAGAAAAACACCATTAATGTAGTTATGTTACCATGGTTAGCCCATGGTCACATAAGTCCATTTTTAGAACTAGCCAAAAAACTCTCCAaaagaaattttcatatttacttATGTTCCACTCCAATAAACCTAAGTTCCatcaagaaaaatatcacaaaaGAATACTCTCAATCAATAGAGTTAGTTGAGCTTCATCTTCCATCATTACCTAATCTTCCTCCACATTACCACACCACCAATGGCCTCCCACACCATCTTATAGACACACTAATCGAAGCATTTCAAAGCGCGACTCCTGAGTTTTCAAAAATACTACAAACTCTTAATCCTGACTTAGTCATATACGACTTAAACATGACGTGGGCTGCTGAGTTCGCGTCCTCTATAAACATTCCTGCCGTGCAATTCCTCACATTTAGCATTGCTATGATTGTTTTATTCCTCCACATGTTTAGTAAGCCTGGAGTTGAATTTCCATTTCCTGAAATTTACATGCGTCAACATGAGATGATTCAAATGCAAAAACTTGCAATGGAGAACTCGAAAGTTAATATGAGAGACGCTTTCATGGAGGCTATAAGGCAATCGCGTGACATTATACTAGTGAAGGATTTTGAAGTGAAATATATGGATTATTTCTCTCAATTAGTTTCCAAGAAAATCGTTCCGATTGGTTCTCTAGTTAATAATTCCATTGATCAAATAGATGAGCATGGTTTGTCCATCATGCAATGGCTtgacaagaaagaaaaaagttcaagtGTGTTTGTGTCATTTGGGAGTGAGTGGTTTCTATCAAAAGAAGAAATTCATGAAGTAGCACAAGGGCTAGAGCTTAGTAAAGTGAACTTTATTTGGGTTATTAGGTTTCCACAAGATGAGAAAATAAGTATTGATGATGTATTACCACAAGGGTTTTTAGAAAGGGTTGGGGAAAGGGGAATGGTTTTGGAAAAGTGGGCTCCACAAGCCACTATTCTACAACACAAGAGTATCGGTGGATTTGTGAGTCACTGTGGATGGGGTTCGTTAACGGAGAGTATGAAATTTGGTGTGCCTATAATTGCAATGCCAATGTACAATGATCAACCAATCAATGCTAGGATTGTGGAACATATTGGTGTGGGAGTTGAAGCATTGAGGGATGAGAATGGGAAGTTACAAAGTGATGAAATTGCAAAAGTGATAAGGGAAGTGGTGATTGAAGAAAGTGGTGAAGGTTTGAGGAAGAAAACTAAAGAATTGAGTGAGAAAATGGAGATGAAAGGGGATGAAGAGATAGATGGAGTGGTGGAGGAGTTGATTGCACTTTGCAACAACAAATga
- the LOC107003555 gene encoding beta-D-glucosyl crocetin beta-1,6-glucosyltransferase-like — protein sequence MNFCFRKKNSMATQVPPKHRNALKVLMFPWLAYGHISPFLDLAMKLADRGFSVRVCSTIISRDTINKQIPEKYSASIKMVELCLPKLSKSITNEIPVDIDHTVLKTLKSSKSNFAKILQKLKPDLVIYDLLLQWAEGVAKKQGIPAMKFVVMGAAAFSYFYTTIRKPEVEFPFQDIYPGQNELMKLNELIAESSRKEKYDDAFAEGNIQVMLMSTSRTIEGKYIDYFTKLSNWKVIPVGLPIKNRVTNDVEVIDWLGTKDEGSTIFVSFGNEYVLSKEEMEELAFGLELSNVNFVWVVRFPERETRNLEDVLPKGFFERIGERGRVLDKCVLQSRISNHSSIGGFVSPCGWHNVIECLDFGVPIIAMPIHLDQPMNAKLMVELGVAMEIVRDDDGKIHREEIAETLKGVVTRGNLRAKVRDVSKNLKTIGNEEMDTAAKELIQLCKK from the coding sequence atgaatttttgttttaggaaaaaaaattccaTGGCTACACAAGTACCACCAAAGCATCGTAATGCTTTGAAGGTACTTATGTTTCCGTGGTTAGCTTATGGACACATCTCTCCATTCCTCGACTTAGCTATGAAACTCGCGGACAGAGGATTCTCTGTCCGCGTTTGTTCTACTATTATAAGTCGCGATACTATAAATAAACAAATCCCTGAAAAATACTCTGCTTCAATTAAGATGGTTGAGCTTTGTTTACCAAAACTATCTAAATCTATAACGAATGAAATCCCAGTCGATATAGATCACACTGTTCTAAAAACACTCAAATCGTCCAAATCCAACTTCGCGAAAATCTTGCAAAAACTGAAACCTGATTTGGTTATTTACGACTTATTATTACAATGGGCTGAAGGCGTAGCGAAGAAACAGGGGATTCCAGCAATGAAATTCGTAGTTATGGGTGCAGCGGCGTTTTCATACTTTTATACTACGATTAGAAAACCCGAGGTTGAATTCCCTTTTCAGGATATATATCCTGGACAAAATGAGCTAATGAAACTGAATGAATTGATTGCGGAATCTTCTAGAAAGGAAAAGTATGACGACGCTTTTGCTGAAGGAAATATACAAGTTATGTTGATGAGTACCTCTAGAACTATAGAGGgtaaatatattgattatttcactAAATTGAGCAATTGGAAAGTTATTCCTGTTGGTTTACCAATCAAAAATCGCGTAACAAATGACGTGGAGGTTATTGATTGGCTAGGAACGAAAGACGAGGGTTCAACTATTTTTGTGTCATTTGGGAATGAGTATGTCTTGTCAAAAGAAGAAATGGAGGAGTTAGCTTTCGGGTTGGAGTTAAGTAATGTTAATTTCGTATGGGTTGTAAGATTTCCAGAAAGGGAAACGCGAAATCTTGAAGATGTATTGCCGAAAGgattttttgaaagaattggAGAAAGGGGAAGAGTTTTGGACAAATGTGTGTTACAATCAAGAATTTCGAATCATTCAAGTATTGGTGGATTCGTAAGTCCTTGTGGTTGGCATAATGTGATTGAATGTTTAGATTTTGGGGTTCCTATAATAGCAATGCCTATACATCTTGATCAACCAATGAATGCTAAGTTGATGGTAGAATTGGGAGTCGCGATGGAGATTGTTAGAGACGATGATGGGAAAATTCACAGAGAAGAAATCGCGGAAACTCTTAAAGGTGTAGTAACAAGGGGGAATTTGAGGGCAAAAGTTAGAGATGTTagcaaaaatttgaaaactataGGAAATGAAGAGATGGATACAGCTGCTAAAGAGTTGATTCAACTTTGTAAGAAGTAG